In Rhodothermales bacterium, one DNA window encodes the following:
- a CDS encoding VCBS repeat-containing protein, with the protein MFKRYPLLFSLPLLGSIAAAAVIFMRDDHVVHRFDHARLSDTFYSEGATFGDISGDGVMDLLSGPFWFEGPDFINRHTIYEPAPFSIEVYSDNFFAFVYDFDADGRNDIFYIGFPGQESAWYRNPGTVDTIWEKHKVFEETSNESPTFTDITGDGKPELVCVSGGRYGYAEPDWDFPERPWVFTPIAEDNGLQRFTHGMGVGDVDGDGKTDVMEAGGWFQQPPSLEGKPLWIRHDYTFAEGGSHMHAYDVDGDGDNDVITSNRAHGFGLLWYEQIAGADGGITFTRHQIMGEAPSENPYGVAFSGLHAMELVDMDGDGLKDMITGKRYWAHMGRDAGEMEPSVLYWFKLSRPADQGAHFTPYFIGDEVGVGTQLIVKDYNGDGLPDIVVGNKKGLSYYTHRREVVSRKAWEAAQPARTEGD; encoded by the coding sequence ATGTTCAAGCGCTACCCACTACTTTTCTCTCTTCCGCTACTCGGGAGCATCGCCGCCGCCGCCGTCATCTTCATGAGAGACGACCATGTGGTCCACCGGTTCGACCACGCCCGGCTCTCCGACACCTTCTACAGCGAGGGGGCCACGTTTGGCGATATCTCGGGTGATGGTGTCATGGACCTCCTTTCTGGGCCCTTCTGGTTCGAAGGACCGGATTTCATCAATCGGCACACGATCTACGAGCCGGCGCCCTTTTCCATCGAAGTCTACTCGGATAACTTCTTCGCGTTTGTGTACGACTTTGACGCGGACGGACGCAACGACATCTTCTACATTGGATTCCCCGGCCAGGAATCCGCCTGGTACCGTAACCCGGGCACGGTGGACACGATCTGGGAAAAACACAAGGTGTTTGAGGAGACGAGTAATGAGTCGCCAACCTTTACGGACATCACCGGCGACGGCAAGCCAGAGCTGGTCTGTGTCTCTGGGGGACGGTACGGTTACGCAGAGCCCGACTGGGATTTCCCGGAACGCCCGTGGGTGTTCACGCCGATCGCCGAGGACAATGGCCTCCAACGCTTTACCCACGGGATGGGCGTCGGCGATGTGGACGGCGACGGAAAGACGGACGTCATGGAAGCCGGCGGATGGTTCCAGCAACCGCCGAGTCTCGAAGGCAAACCCCTCTGGATCCGGCATGACTACACGTTTGCCGAAGGCGGCTCGCACATGCACGCGTATGATGTCGATGGCGATGGCGATAACGATGTGATCACAAGCAACCGGGCGCATGGCTTCGGCTTGCTGTGGTACGAACAGATCGCCGGCGCGGATGGCGGCATCACCTTCACCCGACACCAAATCATGGGAGAGGCGCCCTCGGAAAACCCCTACGGCGTCGCCTTCTCGGGTCTACATGCCATGGAGTTGGTGGATATGGATGGCGATGGGCTGAAGGACATGATCACCGGAAAGCGCTACTGGGCGCACATGGGCCGGGACGCCGGCGAAATGGAACCGTCGGTACTCTACTGGTTTAAGCTGAGTAGGCCGGCCGATCAAGGTGCCCACTTCACGCCCTACTTTATCGGCGACGAGGTGGGAGTTGGGACGCAGTTGATCGTCAAGGATTATAACGGGGATGGCTTACCTGATATCGTGGTCGGCAATAAAAAAGGCCTGTCCTACTACACACACCGCCGCGAGGTCGTTTCGCGTAAGGCCTGGGAGGCCGCCCAACCGGCGCGAACGGAGGGAGACTGA
- a CDS encoding Gfo/Idh/MocA family oxidoreductase, whose product MHRIAIVGAGMIAEYHRGAVEANAAHGAELAAMVHHDPAQFARIEAAFGAPCRLLDDVLADPTIGIVTLCTPSGQHAFQAQACVEAGKHVLVEKPMALSLTSADALIEAAEARGVRLAVALQRRVDPLFRRIKQAIDAGDLGALTLAAVTLPYFRGQAYYDQAAWRGTWALDGGGVLMNQGIHIVDLLVWFMGDPVSIQAEARTLHRDIEVEDVASAILRFENGALATLAATTTAGAGFPHRLEIYGTNGGIQVEGEGVVRWSLADPASARVEPPDLSSGASMSTSAGAGGDPRAITTAGHTAILADLIAAIEEGRNPHIDGREGRRSLAVILGIYEAAGLI is encoded by the coding sequence ATGCATCGCATCGCCATCGTCGGCGCCGGCATGATTGCCGAGTATCATCGTGGCGCCGTTGAGGCGAACGCCGCACACGGGGCCGAACTGGCGGCCATGGTCCACCACGACCCGGCTCAATTCGCCCGCATCGAAGCCGCTTTCGGCGCCCCATGCCGCTTGTTGGACGACGTACTCGCGGATCCGACGATCGGTATCGTCACGCTCTGCACGCCAAGTGGGCAACACGCCTTTCAGGCGCAGGCCTGCGTCGAGGCGGGCAAACACGTGCTCGTGGAGAAGCCCATGGCGCTATCGCTCACGTCGGCGGATGCGCTGATCGAGGCGGCGGAGGCCCGGGGCGTCCGCCTCGCCGTGGCGCTGCAGCGGCGGGTGGATCCGCTGTTTCGGCGAATAAAGCAGGCGATCGACGCCGGCGACCTCGGGGCGCTCACGCTCGCCGCCGTTACGCTCCCCTACTTCCGGGGCCAGGCGTATTACGATCAAGCCGCTTGGCGCGGCACCTGGGCCCTCGATGGCGGCGGCGTACTGATGAACCAGGGCATCCACATCGTCGATCTGCTCGTGTGGTTCATGGGCGATCCGGTTTCGATCCAGGCCGAGGCCCGGACGCTGCACCGGGACATTGAAGTGGAAGATGTGGCCTCGGCTATCCTGCGGTTTGAAAACGGAGCGCTCGCCACCCTGGCGGCGACTACGACGGCCGGCGCCGGCTTCCCCCATCGTCTCGAGATCTACGGCACCAACGGCGGCATCCAGGTCGAGGGTGAAGGCGTGGTCCGCTGGAGCCTGGCCGACCCGGCATCGGCCCGGGTGGAGCCGCCAGACCTTTCGAGCGGCGCCTCGATGAGTACCTCGGCCGGCGCCGGCGGCGATCCCCGAGCCATCACGACGGCCGGCCACACGGCGATCCTCGCGGATCTGATCGCGGCAATCGAGGAGGGCCGAAATCCGCACATCGACGGGCGTGAGGGCCGGCGCAGCCTGGCGGTCATCCTGGGAATATATGAGGCCGCGGGGTTGATCTGA